Proteins encoded in a region of the Macrobrachium nipponense isolate FS-2020 chromosome 39, ASM1510439v2, whole genome shotgun sequence genome:
- the LOC135209986 gene encoding uncharacterized protein LOC135209986, with protein MPPQKPVHKLKLFARDKVLYNVCAVILNEIFFGQEEDWDVYGPPRLSVRLELVREILIDSLTPGIMEELLNTILARDEEVEAIVRYLALQLLLNPGVRNLSIGNFPETYYSMVLEVISKNGTGIHQLDLRGIWIGTDHRNALLRVLRRLDDIRRLTLRYNCDDEMLSTIGKYCNRLQKIDVSGSRNITEEGLRKLCSNPSRVCIDLLKHSLQIVDLGGPGAQSLPPSHVKYLFVTLPNLVSVGSYECTGQAVELFYNTYPGRKLGLLYMHDLTTTSARLSCIAKTCPNLQAIYFDSPKGTVVQYLDMLKKVNELKLHKVRWTDVEILLPKMGPNIRSLYLLTVFGDVNLADLGSWCTDLRRLEFHNVSLVSLDSTKDSAFEKVVEFLVYSSQMSVMSVRLIFNQCKAVERLSLGDCGQLSDAAVTSSLIDGSLCKIKELWLGVAVGLTISTIQSLIEHCPMLTDVGNIANWNVHSDDIDLLRVQLLISNTDLTLHELATENDDEWIAIG; from the coding sequence ATGCCGCCCCAAAAACCAGTGCATAAACTGAAGTTATTTGCAAGAGACAAAGTGTTATATAACGTATGCGCTGTCAtccttaatgaaatatttttcggGCAAGAAGAAGACTGGGATGTCTATGGGCCACCTAGATTATCTGTGAGACTGGAATTGGTGAGAGAGATTCTCATAGATTCCTTAACCCCAGGAATCATGGAGGAACTCCTTAACACTATCCTTGCTCGTGATGAAGAGGTTGAGGCCATTGTCAGGTACCTTGCACTGCAACTCCTTCTCAACCCAGGTGTAAGAAACCTGTCAATTGGAAATTTCCCAGAGACATACTATTCCATGGTCCTTGAGGTCATTTCAAAAAATGGAACAGGGATTCACCAACTTGACCTACGGGGCATCTGGATAGGAACAGACCACAGAAACGCCCTCCTGCGCGTCTTAAGAAGATTAGATGACATTAGACGTCTTACTCTACGCTACAACTGTGATGATGAAATGCTAAGCACCATCGGAAAGTACTGCAACAGACTCCAAAAGATTGACGTGTCAGGATCTCGTAACATTACAGAAGAAGGCCTTCGCAAGCTGTGTAGCAACCCATCTCGGGTGTGCATAGATTTGCTGAAACATTCCCTGCAAATTGTAGATTTAGGTGGTCCTGGTGCACAGAGCCTTCCTCCTTCCCATGTTAAGTACCTGTTTGTCACTCTTCCTAATTTAGTTAGTGTGGGCTCGTATGAGTGTACAGGACAAGCAGTGGAATTATTTTACAATACGTACCCTGGGAGAAAATTGGGACTCTTGTACATGCATGACTTAACCACAACCAGTGCCAGATTGAGCTGCATTGCTAAAACATGCCCAAATTTACAAGCTATTTATTTTGACAGCCCAAAAGGCACTGTTGTACAATATCTTGACATGCTGAAAAAGGTCAATGAACTGAAGCTGCATAAAGTCCGCTGGACAGACGTCGAAATTCTACTACCAAAAATGGGACCCAATATTCGTAGTTTATATCTTCTAACTGTTTTTGGTGATGTCAATTTGGCAGACCTTGGGAGCTGGTGCACAGACTTGCGGCGTTTGGAATTCCATAATGTATCTCTTGTGAGCCTGGATTCAACCAAAGATTCTGCTTTTGAGAAAGTGGTTGAATTCCTCGTTTACAGTAGTCAAATGAGCGTGATGTCTGTGAGACTAATATTTAATCAGTGTAAAGCAGTTGAACGATTATCACTGGGTGACTGTGGGCAATTAAGTGACGCAGCTGTAACGAGTTCCTTAATAGATGGTTCCTTGTGTAAGATCAAAGAACTGTGGCTGGGTGTTGCAGTGGGCCTTACAATAAGCACTATTCAGTCTCTAATTGAGCACTGCCCCATGCTGACAGATGTGGGAAATATTGCCAATTGGAATGTCCATTCTGATGACATCGATCTCCTTAGGGTGCAGCTCCTCATCTCCAATACTGACCTCACTCTTCACGAACTGGCTACGGAAAACGATGATGAATGGATAGCTATTGGTTAA